From Gossypium raimondii isolate GPD5lz chromosome 11, ASM2569854v1, whole genome shotgun sequence:
TTACAAGGGTCACACCAGCTGAAGGTCCATCTTTGGGTACAGCCCCAGCAGGAAAATGTATATGAATATCTTTGCCCTGCAGCAGATCGGTTTCCTCAGCAGCTGCTAACTTAAGATCCTCCACCCTGGCTCTTACCTGAAATATAGGGAACTCTTTCACATCAAACCATAAAGGAATATACATTTTGAATCACTACCATATGAAGTCATCAAAATAAAGTTGAGAGGAAGTACTCTATacaacttttgaataattcagaTTGTCAATTGGTAAAGTTGATAGATTTATGTGATTTAAGAGAGGATACCCATGTCAGTGCTATTTGTGCTGATTCTTTAATAACATCACCAAGTTGTCCTGTAAGACGCAATTCACCATTTCCAACCACTGACGTAGCCTCCACAAACTGAACCTCTCCTCCAAAAGCTGTCCAAACAAGCCCAACAGATACTCCAGGAGTGGCAACACGATCTGCAGCTTCTTGATCGTCAAATCTAGGAGGCTGCATTAGAGAGTAAATAAGTGTCCTAGGGCATGTTCAGAAAGAATATGAACTCAACCTACAGTAAGCATAAACATATTCAACTATGCCCCCTCCCCagaatttaagttttttaatatgaaccGGTTGTGAAGATTTACAAAAGTGAATCATAAGGCTgctccaaaaaaataaaaagaaataaaggtgATTATCCTGATAAAAGGAGTAAAATGAGGAATTATTACCCCCAATATTTTTTCCAGCATAGCCTCATCAACAACCAAAGGTGAGGCAATTCTGAATGCATTTGATATCTCATGATTATTTACAACCATTGGAATGacttccatttccatttctgcTCCCTCAGCAAGCCTGTTATCCAACAGTGGTGAAGTTATCTTATGAACATCTTTGCTAACTGAGACAGCCTGTTCTCGCTCAGCAACTCTTACTGCAGCAGCACGAGCTAAGGCAGCCAAGTTCCTTTCCAGATTACGGACGCCAGCTTCCCTGGTGTACCTCTGAATGACAAGTTTAACCATGTCCTACCACCAAAAACAAAAGCACTAAGAGAAGATTATACAATAACATACAAGTCTCATATTCAGATCAAAGTTGCTTCTTTCATCTTGCATCTTACTCTGAAATCTCAAGCTAAATTCTAAACAGAAGAGTTCAAGTAATGAAAGTAGCTTCATTTTGTTATATGTTGAAAGTGAAACAGTCTAGAGATCTTCCATGAGGATAATCAATAAAGGCAACACTGTGTAGACATCAATACATTAGTCCTATAATTGCTTATTCAACCACGGAGGTGATGAGGGAGCAAAAACACCAGTTGACAAATTTCTCAAAACATCTCAGGTATCAGGAAGCAACAGATGTTAATGAACTTAGAGTGAAAAGATGAACACGTGACAAATACCTCTGGAATTTGAAGGAACGCAGAGCTCAATCCATGCTGATCCAAGACTCTTGGGATCAAATGTTGCATGGCTATTCTGAGCTTTTCTTCAGCTGTATATCCAGGCAGCTCAATGACTTCCATCCTGTCCAAGAGTGGGGGAGGAATAGGCTGCATCCTATTTGCGGTAGCCACAAAAATCACCTTTGAAAGGTCAAATGGAACATTCAAATAGCTATACAACCTCAGTTAAAGAACCACAAGGAATCTACTCACATTCATCACATTGTTAATGATAAAGGAGATAGATGcaaataaacatgtaaaatctgcaaaaatattatatacagttccaaaaagaaaagggctaattgaataaatctaaaataaaagcCATATAGTAAAACTATAATGCAATTTTCTTAAGGATTTACTAATAACAGATCAATAAAGTAAATGAGGTTTATCAAAAACCAAGGCTCAGTATGTTAATCTAGACTCAGAAGAAAGTAGGATACTGATCATTAAAAGATTTATTCTGCTCAGGATCAAGAACCTCCAGTAGAGCTGAAGCTGGATCACCACGCACATCAGAACCTGTCTTGTCAATCTCATCCAATAGCATGACTGGGTTGCAAACACCTACTCTCTAGAAGCCAAAAGTTAAAATGACAATTACAGTAAGACCAATAATCATTGACGTAATATGAATGCTCCCATGAGGATATGGATAATCTTAATTTATGGGGATTCAGTTCTCCAAACTTCAGATTCTATGTACTCTCAACAGAAGATAATTCAACTTATGATAAATTTGGTATTTACAATCtacaaacaaaattttcattcagTTCTAAGCTCGAACAAATTGATGGGGCAAAATGCACCACCACTTCTCAGAATAACATATATTTGTGCAGTAACACACAGAATCACATATAAATAGCAAGCACAGAAAGATACTATGCAGTACAACCGCAAAATGAAATGGTATGTAAGTTAACAGCTGAATAGATCGAACTCGAGCCTATTTAAGACCGGAAATTGACTACACAGATCAAAATTAAGACTGCTCATGAAGTTGCAGATGCTAATAATGTCCCAAAGACTAATAAATCAGTTACTGAGAAAGTAGACCGAGAGAAAATCACAAAGAAGAATGAGAACAAACAGGTAGCTAAATCACAGTCTGTTAAAACAATCTAGACCTCTAACGATTATAAATATTCTTAACCAGTTGGGACAAGCATCATTTGGAAAACAGTATGCCATAAGATGAAAAAAAGAGTACAGAATAACGTCTAATTCATGAAACTATTTATACCTTTAACCCATCAATAAGACGTCCTGGCATACTTCCAATGTATGTTCTCCTATGTCCTCGGATATCAGCCTCATCCTTGACACCTCCGAGGGATATACGTATAAATTTTCTACCCAAAGCAGCAGCAATTGATGACGCTAATGATGTTTTCCCCACACCTGGTGGGCCAACAAAGCACAGCACTGGACCTCTTGCATCTGGCTTAAGCTGAGTgcaaataattcaaatcaaattaacttCAAACCAAAAGTACAAGATTTAGCCTTCAAGGCAACAAGATATAGATAGTTTGGTCAACCTTGCGAACAGCCAGATATTCGATAATCCGTTGTTTGATCTTCACTAGACCATAGTGGTCACAATCAAGATGATCTTTTGCAGCCTTTAAGTCCAATTCCTGTTCTTCACTGGCCTTCTGCCAAGGCAGATCAGCAAGAAGGTCCAAGTAAACACGTGAACTATTATATCCAGGTTGCTGTGGTTGCATTTTCTTAAGCCTcctgaaataaaagaataaaaataacaaacaaatgAACTTTGCTAGACCTCGTATccaattaaaatatagaatagTAACAAGTTAGGATCACATAACTTTTTCGAAAATGCAACAGAAACAAGAGTGGCAAGTGATACcatcaacaaaaattaaatgctGTAAGATAATTTGCTTATAGCTTCCATTAATATCCCCAGGACTTAGATTGCTATCAACAACTACATTTTGGCCGCAGATAACAAAATTGTGCCATTTTTACTGCTATCTCAAATAATACCTCAACTCCCTCTGTGCATGCTTCCAGATATTTGAAGGCATCCCTGCATTCTGCATCTTTCTTTCCAGGGAAGC
This genomic window contains:
- the LOC105801986 gene encoding lon protease homolog 2, peroxisomal, which codes for MAESVELPGRLAILPFRNKVLLPGAFIRIRCTSQSSVKLVEQELWQREEKGLIGILPVQDAAETTSMDSMLSQGVGSESGERSSNVQVSTSDAHKVDGKNPSEVIHWHNRGVAARALHLSRGVEKPSGRVTYIVVLEGLCRFNIEELNTRGPYCTAKISPLEMTKSEMEQVEQDPDFVTLSRQFKAIAMELISILEQKQKTGGRIKVLLETLPFHKLADIFVASFEISFEEQLCMLDSVDPKVRLSKATELVDRHLQSIRVAEKITQKVEGQLSKSQKEYLLRQQMRAIKEELGDNDDDEDDLASLERKMQNAGMPSNIWKHAQRELRRLKKMQPQQPGYNSSRVYLDLLADLPWQKASEEQELDLKAAKDHLDCDHYGLVKIKQRIIEYLAVRKLKPDARGPVLCFVGPPGVGKTSLASSIAAALGRKFIRISLGGVKDEADIRGHRRTYIGSMPGRLIDGLKRVGVCNPVMLLDEIDKTGSDVRGDPASALLEVLDPEQNKSFNDHYLNVPFDLSKVIFVATANRMQPIPPPLLDRMEVIELPGYTAEEKLRIAMQHLIPRVLDQHGLSSAFLQIPEDMVKLVIQRYTREAGVRNLERNLAALARAAAVRVAEREQAVSVSKDVHKITSPLLDNRLAEGAEMEMEVIPMVVNNHEISNAFRIASPLVVDEAMLEKILGPPRFDDQEAADRVATPGVSVGLVWTAFGGEVQFVEATSVVGNGELRLTGQLGDVIKESAQIALTWVRARVEDLKLAAAEETDLLQGKDIHIHFPAGAVPKDGPSAGVTLVTALVSLFSQKNVRADTAMTGEMTLRGLVLPVGGVKDKVLAAHRYGIKRVILPERNLKDLVEVPADVLSSLEILVAKRMEDVLEHAFDGGCPWRQHQHSKL